The Devosia sp. MC521 genome has a segment encoding these proteins:
- a CDS encoding ROK family transcriptional regulator → MFKSQQHTRDVFAPAKLGMRHNTLRKANSKTVMRAIGFNPGVSNAGISRISGLAPQTVSAILLDLEDNGLIMRGDAVRGKRGQPATPISLHPHGGLAIGVEISWTRAEVLLLNLHAEVVQSHSLTYAYPDAHSLLDWIGERIKETLGALPPQRRKKVLDVGLAIPADLGGGMSELYAPEEQIALWREINPKAELARKTPLDITVFNDGNAACWSELIALSTPRPASIVYLLASDFLAAGIVGDGELWEGPTGHGADLGSMLVHPEGGGPLEAHYTASLLALRKTIGGNEIFAPFPPEWTGEGYEEQLNTWIAASARAMASVIFNTVTVLETPLVIIDSSLSRELSQRLATEVQTCLESLPVRRFVPPRVSAGKNGALASAIGAAELALYRRYF, encoded by the coding sequence ATGTTTAAATCGCAGCAACACACTCGTGACGTTTTTGCTCCGGCCAAGCTCGGAATGCGTCACAACACTCTGCGCAAGGCCAATTCCAAAACGGTCATGCGCGCTATTGGGTTTAACCCAGGGGTTTCTAACGCTGGGATTTCACGCATTTCAGGGCTCGCCCCGCAAACTGTCTCGGCCATTCTGCTCGACTTGGAAGACAATGGCCTAATCATGCGGGGGGACGCTGTACGCGGCAAGCGTGGGCAACCGGCCACCCCTATTTCGCTCCATCCCCATGGGGGATTGGCGATTGGGGTTGAGATTAGCTGGACCCGCGCCGAGGTGCTGCTGCTCAACCTGCATGCCGAGGTGGTGCAGAGCCATTCTCTGACCTACGCCTATCCCGATGCGCATAGCCTGCTCGATTGGATTGGCGAGCGCATTAAGGAAACCCTCGGGGCGCTGCCGCCGCAACGGCGAAAGAAAGTGCTCGATGTTGGCCTCGCGATCCCCGCCGATTTGGGTGGGGGGATGAGCGAGCTTTATGCACCGGAAGAGCAAATCGCGCTCTGGCGCGAGATCAACCCCAAGGCTGAGCTGGCGCGCAAAACCCCTTTGGACATAACGGTCTTTAATGACGGCAATGCTGCGTGCTGGAGCGAACTGATCGCGCTGTCGACGCCACGCCCGGCCAGCATTGTCTACCTGCTCGCCAGCGACTTTCTCGCCGCCGGCATTGTCGGGGATGGCGAACTTTGGGAAGGCCCGACGGGACATGGTGCCGATTTAGGCTCGATGCTCGTGCATCCAGAAGGCGGCGGACCACTTGAGGCCCACTATACCGCCTCGCTTCTGGCTTTGCGCAAAACCATTGGTGGCAATGAGATTTTTGCACCCTTCCCGCCTGAGTGGACCGGTGAAGGATATGAAGAGCAGCTCAACACCTGGATCGCCGCCAGCGCGCGCGCCATGGCGAGCGTCATCTTCAACACGGTGACCGTGTTGGAAACGCCTTTGGTGATCATTGATAGCTCACTCAGCCGCGAACTGAGCCAGAGACTGGCAACCGAGGTACAAACATGTCTCGAGAGCCTGCCGGTTCGTCGCTTTGTACCGCCGCGCGTCAGCGCAGGCAAAAACGGCGCCCTTGCTTCCGCAATAGGCGCCGCTGAACTGGCTCTCTATAGACGATATTTCTAA
- a CDS encoding aldo/keto reductase: MSARDLGRSGISIMPLVLGSNVFGWTVDEATAFSILDAFVDAGFSAIDTAEGYPNWVPGNPPGLSETIIGKWLSARGGRDQIHLFTKVNSARQPGGLKRDAIMAGVEASLQRLQTDYIDLYFSHWPDADTPHDETLEAYDRLIGAGKVRTIGASNYSRDMFADAEERAKSLAVPRYEVCQTRYNLYDRAEFEGLRPYLLERNVGAVVYYGLAAGFLTGKYRKASDFGQSARGGGMAQYLNDKGLAVLAALDQVAAEQDATPAEVAIAWLVAQPRVTAPIASATTIRQLASLVRGATLTLTTDQHQLLDKAGQ; this comes from the coding sequence ATGAGTGCGCGTGACTTAGGCCGCAGCGGCATTTCTATTATGCCACTGGTTTTAGGCAGCAATGTTTTTGGGTGGACCGTCGATGAGGCCACCGCCTTTTCAATATTAGATGCCTTTGTCGATGCGGGGTTTTCCGCCATCGACACCGCAGAAGGCTATCCCAATTGGGTGCCGGGCAATCCGCCAGGCCTGAGCGAGACCATTATTGGCAAGTGGCTCAGCGCAAGAGGTGGACGCGACCAGATCCATCTTTTCACCAAGGTCAATTCGGCCCGCCAGCCGGGCGGTTTGAAGCGCGATGCTATTATGGCAGGGGTTGAGGCGTCGCTGCAGCGCCTGCAGACCGACTATATTGACCTCTACTTTAGCCATTGGCCCGATGCGGACACGCCTCACGATGAAACGCTGGAGGCCTATGATCGCCTGATTGGGGCGGGCAAAGTGCGCACCATTGGTGCGTCCAACTATTCCAGAGACATGTTTGCGGACGCCGAAGAGCGCGCAAAGTCCCTCGCCGTTCCACGCTATGAAGTGTGTCAGACGCGTTACAATCTTTATGACCGCGCTGAGTTTGAAGGACTGCGCCCCTATCTGCTGGAGCGCAATGTGGGCGCTGTGGTCTATTATGGGCTGGCGGCGGGATTTTTGACCGGAAAGTATCGCAAGGCATCCGATTTCGGCCAATCCGCTCGCGGCGGCGGCATGGCTCAGTATCTCAATGACAAGGGATTGGCGGTTTTGGCGGCGCTCGATCAAGTGGCGGCAGAACAAGACGCGACACCCGCCGAAGTCGCGATTGCCTGGCTCGTCGCCCAGCCCCGAGTGACTGCTCCTATAGCATCGGCGACAACAATTAGGCAGCTCGCCAGCCTCGTCCGCGGCGCAACACTGACGTTAACAACAGATCAACACCAGCTCCTTGATAAAGCAGGGCAATGA
- a CDS encoding ABC transporter substrate-binding protein: protein MKLMKTLMVATAMTAVVVGTAQAKQLVYCSEASPSHFDPGPQTGGNDFDASAHTIYDRLVEFAPGSTEVVPGLAESWEISADGLEYTFKLRPGVKFHTQPYFTPTRDMNADDVIFSFERQWKQDNPWYEYLPGMTWDYFQGMDMPGAIKSLEKVDDLTVKLTLNEANAPMLANLAMQFASVVSKEYADQLAASGDMASFSTQPVGTGPFQLVDYQLDSVIRYQAFPDYFAGKQPIDDLIFAITTDASVRAQRLIAGECDIMPYPAPADIPTLQGNDKLTVLEAEGLNIGYMAYNTTEAPFDNVNVRKALSMAVDKQAIVDAVYEGAGQVAKNLIPPTMWSYNDAVVDHVYDPEAAKKLLEEAGVSGLTTDLWAMPVSRPYNPNAQRVAELIQADWAAIGVTANIVSYEWTEYRERGKQEDRKGPFQIGWSGDNGDPDNFFGTLFSCAAIGVSNYASWCNEEFEALIQKAKATTDQAERTALYEQAQVLFKQEEPVLTLAHSKVFMPMNKKVLNYTMSPLGTHSFVGVDVAE from the coding sequence ATGAAATTGATGAAAACCCTGATGGTCGCGACGGCCATGACGGCTGTTGTCGTCGGCACGGCGCAGGCTAAGCAATTGGTCTACTGCTCGGAAGCCTCGCCTTCGCACTTTGACCCTGGTCCGCAGACCGGTGGTAACGATTTCGACGCCTCGGCGCACACCATTTACGACCGCCTGGTTGAGTTCGCTCCCGGCAGCACCGAAGTCGTGCCTGGATTGGCCGAGTCGTGGGAAATTTCGGCTGATGGTCTTGAGTACACGTTCAAGCTCCGTCCGGGCGTGAAGTTCCACACCCAGCCATATTTCACCCCGACCCGCGACATGAACGCTGACGACGTGATCTTCTCGTTCGAGCGCCAGTGGAAGCAGGACAATCCTTGGTACGAATATCTCCCAGGCATGACTTGGGACTATTTCCAGGGCATGGACATGCCTGGCGCGATCAAGTCGCTTGAAAAAGTCGATGACCTGACCGTCAAGCTGACCCTGAACGAAGCCAATGCGCCAATGCTGGCAAACTTGGCGATGCAGTTCGCATCGGTCGTCTCGAAGGAATATGCTGACCAGCTCGCCGCTTCCGGCGACATGGCCTCCTTCTCGACCCAGCCCGTCGGCACCGGCCCGTTCCAGCTGGTTGATTACCAGCTCGATTCCGTCATCCGTTACCAGGCTTTCCCTGACTACTTCGCAGGCAAGCAGCCGATTGACGATCTGATCTTCGCGATCACCACCGATGCGTCGGTGCGCGCTCAGCGTCTGATCGCTGGCGAATGCGATATCATGCCATACCCAGCGCCAGCTGACATTCCGACCCTTCAGGGCAATGACAAGCTGACCGTTCTTGAAGCCGAAGGCCTCAACATCGGCTACATGGCTTACAACACCACCGAAGCACCGTTTGACAACGTCAACGTGCGTAAGGCGCTGTCGATGGCTGTCGACAAGCAGGCAATCGTAGACGCTGTCTACGAAGGCGCAGGTCAGGTTGCTAAGAACCTCATCCCGCCAACCATGTGGTCGTATAACGACGCGGTTGTTGATCACGTCTACGATCCAGAAGCGGCCAAGAAGCTGCTCGAGGAAGCTGGCGTCTCCGGCCTGACCACCGATCTGTGGGCAATGCCTGTTTCGCGTCCATACAACCCGAATGCTCAGCGCGTTGCTGAACTCATTCAGGCTGACTGGGCTGCGATCGGCGTCACCGCCAACATCGTCTCCTACGAGTGGACCGAATACCGCGAACGCGGCAAGCAGGAAGATCGTAAGGGGCCATTCCAGATTGGTTGGAGCGGCGACAATGGCGATCCGGACAATTTCTTCGGCACTCTGTTCTCCTGCGCGGCAATTGGCGTGTCCAACTATGCGTCATGGTGTAACGAAGAGTTCGAAGCTCTGATCCAGAAGGCCAAGGCCACGACCGATCAGGCAGAGCGCACCGCGCTCTACGAACAGGCTCAGGTTCTCTTCAAGCAGGAAGAACCAGTCCTCACCCTTGCTCACTCCAAGGTGTTTATGCCGATGAATAAAAAGGTGCTCAACTACACCATGAGCCCTCTCGGCACGCACTCCTTCGTGGGCGTCGACGTCGCAGAATAA
- a CDS encoding ABC transporter permease subunit, translating into MLNYILRKLALIIPTLIGISICAFAFVRVLPGDPILAMAGQHGVTPERYEILKEQFGYNLPIWQQYFNYVGGLLQGDFGVSLATKRPVLNEFFTLFPATVELALMAMLFAVVIGVPFGVLAAVKRGSWIDQLSMSVALAGYSMPIFWWGLLLMMFFSAYLGWTPVSGRIALSFFLKPITGFMLIDTLLHGNWPAFVSALRHLILPAIVLGTIPLAVIARQTRSAMLEVLGEDYVRTAKAKGLSSRRVVNVHALRNAMIPVITTIGLQVGLLLGGAILTETIFSWPGIGKWMIDSISKRDYVAVQSGLFLIACIVMVVNLIVDVLYAVINPRIRVK; encoded by the coding sequence ATGCTGAACTATATCCTGCGCAAGTTAGCGCTGATAATTCCGACCTTGATCGGCATTTCCATCTGCGCCTTTGCTTTCGTCCGCGTTCTGCCCGGCGATCCAATCCTGGCCATGGCCGGTCAACACGGCGTCACCCCTGAGCGATATGAAATCCTCAAGGAGCAGTTCGGCTACAACCTGCCGATCTGGCAGCAGTATTTCAACTATGTCGGTGGCCTGCTGCAAGGCGACTTCGGCGTCTCTCTGGCCACCAAGCGCCCCGTGCTGAATGAGTTCTTCACCCTGTTCCCGGCAACGGTTGAACTGGCGCTGATGGCCATGCTCTTCGCCGTCGTGATTGGTGTGCCCTTCGGTGTTCTCGCAGCCGTCAAGCGCGGCTCCTGGATTGATCAGCTCTCGATGAGCGTCGCGCTCGCTGGCTATTCCATGCCCATCTTCTGGTGGGGGCTGCTGCTGATGATGTTCTTCTCCGCCTACTTGGGGTGGACGCCAGTCTCTGGCCGCATCGCGCTCAGCTTCTTCCTCAAGCCCATCACCGGCTTTATGCTCATCGATACGCTGCTGCACGGCAATTGGCCGGCCTTCGTCTCGGCGCTGCGCCATCTTATTCTGCCCGCCATTGTGCTCGGCACCATCCCGCTTGCGGTTATCGCGCGCCAGACGCGTTCGGCCATGCTCGAAGTTCTGGGCGAAGACTATGTCCGCACCGCCAAGGCCAAGGGCCTATCGAGCCGTCGCGTGGTCAACGTCCACGCCCTGCGCAATGCCATGATCCCGGTCATCACCACCATCGGCCTGCAGGTTGGCTTGCTGCTCGGTGGCGCGATCCTCACCGAAACCATCTTCTCCTGGCCCGGCATTGGCAAATGGATGATCGATTCCATTTCCAAGCGTGACTATGTCGCCGTGCAGTCTGGTCTCTTCCTCATCGCCTGTATCGTCATGGTCGTGAACCTTATCGTTGACGTGCTCTATGCCGTCATTAACCCGCGTATCAGGGTGAAATAA
- a CDS encoding ABC transporter permease subunit — MAATQSSPTTIKQPNAFAEFWFYFSVNRGAVIGLAVFAILILVALFAPWIAPYAPEQQFRAFMKVPPAFAGGTMQFPLGTDELGRDILSRLIHGARYSLSIGLIVVTIAASVGIILGVLAGYFGGWVDNVIMRVMDIILAFPSLLLALVLVAILGPGLLNAMLAISLVLQPHFARLVRAAVMAEKDREYVVSAKMAGAGHIRLMFKTILPNCLGPLIVQATLSFSNAILDAAALGFLGMGAQAPTPEWGTMLAKAREFISSDPWIVTLPGLAILITVLAINLVGDGLRDALDPKLKRS; from the coding sequence ATGGCAGCCACACAGAGTTCCCCGACAACCATTAAGCAGCCGAACGCTTTCGCTGAGTTTTGGTTTTACTTCTCGGTCAATCGCGGCGCTGTCATTGGTTTGGCGGTGTTCGCAATACTGATCCTGGTTGCACTCTTTGCGCCTTGGATTGCCCCTTATGCGCCCGAACAGCAGTTCCGCGCTTTCATGAAGGTCCCACCAGCTTTTGCTGGCGGCACCATGCAATTCCCGCTCGGCACGGACGAGCTGGGTCGCGACATCCTCTCGCGCCTCATTCACGGCGCGCGCTATTCGCTCTCGATCGGCCTGATCGTTGTCACCATCGCAGCCAGCGTCGGCATTATTCTGGGCGTTCTGGCGGGCTATTTCGGTGGCTGGGTCGATAACGTCATCATGCGCGTCATGGACATTATCCTCGCCTTCCCATCCTTGCTGCTCGCCCTCGTGCTGGTCGCAATTCTGGGCCCAGGCCTGCTCAATGCGATGCTGGCGATCTCTCTGGTCTTGCAGCCGCACTTTGCGCGTCTCGTTCGCGCAGCGGTCATGGCTGAGAAGGATCGTGAATATGTGGTGTCGGCAAAAATGGCAGGCGCAGGCCACATTCGCCTGATGTTCAAGACCATCCTGCCAAACTGCCTTGGTCCGTTGATTGTTCAGGCAACGCTGAGCTTCTCGAATGCCATTCTCGACGCGGCCGCTCTCGGCTTCCTCGGCATGGGTGCGCAGGCACCAACCCCTGAATGGGGCACCATGCTCGCCAAGGCACGCGAATTCATTTCCAGCGATCCGTGGATCGTCACCTTGCCGGGTCTGGCCATTCTGATCACCGTTCTGGCGATCAATCTGGTGGGTGATGGCCTGCGTGACGCTCTCGATCCAAAACTCAAGCGGAGCTGA
- a CDS encoding ABC transporter ATP-binding protein — MSLLEIKNLTVAFDTSNGLFKAVDGIDISVDEREVLAIVGESGSGKSVAMLATMGLLPASAHVSADSMTFAGRNLLAMSAAEKRKIIGKDIAMIFQEPIASLNPCFTVGFQISEVLQKHLGLSGRAARTRALELLNLVGIRDAEDKLNAFPHQMSGGQCQRVMIAMAISCNPKLLIADEPTTALDVTIQKQILDLLVRLQAETGMALIMITHDMGVVAETADRVVVQYKGHKMEEADVLSLFENPQSNYTRALLSALPENAVGDRLPTVSDMLFEAAPGVRK, encoded by the coding sequence ATGTCCCTGCTCGAGATCAAAAATCTCACTGTCGCCTTTGATACCTCCAATGGTCTGTTTAAGGCCGTCGATGGTATCGATATTTCGGTCGATGAACGCGAAGTACTGGCCATCGTCGGCGAGTCTGGTTCGGGGAAATCCGTTGCCATGCTCGCGACCATGGGCCTGCTCCCCGCGTCGGCCCATGTCAGCGCCGACAGCATGACCTTTGCGGGTCGTAATCTCTTGGCCATGTCGGCGGCCGAAAAGCGCAAGATCATTGGCAAGGACATTGCCATGATCTTTCAGGAGCCTATCGCTAGCCTCAATCCATGCTTCACGGTTGGTTTCCAGATCAGCGAAGTGCTGCAAAAGCACCTCGGTCTTTCGGGCCGGGCAGCGCGGACCCGCGCGTTGGAACTGCTGAACCTCGTCGGCATTCGCGATGCGGAAGACAAGCTCAATGCCTTCCCCCACCAGATGTCGGGTGGTCAGTGCCAGCGCGTCATGATTGCGATGGCGATTTCCTGTAATCCGAAGCTGCTGATCGCTGACGAGCCAACCACGGCGCTCGACGTGACCATTCAGAAGCAAATTCTGGATCTGCTCGTGCGTCTGCAGGCTGAAACCGGCATGGCGCTGATCATGATCACCCACGATATGGGTGTCGTGGCCGAAACCGCCGACCGTGTTGTGGTCCAGTACAAGGGCCATAAGATGGAAGAAGCCGACGTGCTCTCCCTCTTTGAAAACCCTCAGTCAAACTACACCCGCGCTCTGCTCTCGGCACTGCCTGAGAACGCCGTTGGCGATCGTCTGCCGACCGTTTCCGACATGCTGTTTGAAGCTGCACCAGGAGTTCGCAAATGA